CGGCTAAAGTCAGCAAAACATGACTAGAGATTTGGCTCACCTGAAGAACTCCAGCTCATGAAGAAGTTGAAGGCAAAAGAAACTGCCCATGAACCGGACCAGTTCACCAGAGTCACAAAGCTTCCACCGAttccttttatatttatggGAAATATCTGCATCCAATACGAACAAACATGCTAATGTTACACTGAATTCTGGTTCTATTTGATGAAATCTTTAGTGAAGGCTGAAATCTGGTGGTTGAATGTTTGGCACTTTACCTCTGACATTATGACCCAAGGGACTGCCCCCATTCCTATTGAATAGCTAGCAATGTACACCTGTTTCAGTTATAAAAATGGATTTTAGCATAACTGAACTACAGATAAATTTCGAAATAATCAAACAGAATAAAAATTTCAATGTACCAATATGCCAGCGAGTGCGATGATTGGTACTTGCTCCAAGAAAAGCCCATGAATCTACACAACAAATAATGTGCTTCAATTTGGTTTACATAACCCAACAAAGATGGGTGCAAATCTTCTTGGGGGAAAATGCAAAATAGGCGTAAGGATTGAGTGATTTTGTCAAATATTACCTTCAGGTAGAAGGATACTGCTGACATGAGAGAGCCAATTAGGAGTCCTGATGTTGAAATCTGGATAGAAATAAAAGGAAGTGGTTAAGTGTGTTTTTCAGTAGTTTCTGCTGTAACAGTTCCCCAAGTGCTGAAAATTTGAGTGCACTTACCAACAGCAGTGGCCTTCTACCACTTCTGTCCATCAGTAATGCTCCAACAGCTGTGATTGGCGCCTGTTATTAACAGTATACAGTCAAAACTTTTACTTAGAATTTAAggaaaatttgatcaagttctGCACGTCTATTATTTTAACCTGGATACACCCCATCAAGATTGTTCCTAGGTCTCCTGAAGCAAACCCTGCATAATGAACCAACAATTTAGTCTGACATCTCTGGAACTGACAAAATCTAGTGTTTTGAAGCGCGAAAAATTGCGACTTTACCGGCTGATACAAAAGTTTCACTGGCATAGAACAAGATTCCATTAATTCCTACAAACTGCTGGAACACCATCAGGCCAACACCAACAATGACAGGACGGATGTAGGCTCTGTTGAAAAGATCCTGAACTCCAGCCTTTGGAAGGTTTTCAATGGTCTCAATGAACTCCTGTATATATTGAGGAATTACTGATAACAATCACACTTTTCTGCACCATAATTGTATCTTAAAATATACTGTTAACGATGTCGAACCTTGATTTCTGCAGCTTCAATGGACACATCCGCATCTTTACCACGGAGGCGTTGGAGCGCTATTTCAAACTCCTTTTGCCGTCCAACCTTTGCCTGTGTTTTCAATTTGGTGCTGAATTGTTAGAATGGAAATTCAGAATCAAATCTAAGTATATTGTTCAATGCCTTACCAGCCACCGAGGGGATTCAGGAATGAAGGAAAGACCAACTATAAGAATTATGGACGGTACAAATCCTGTAAATGTGTCAAATACAAAAATTATCACTACCTTGTTGTAAGTTCTACATGACCAGATGAAAGTATGGGATTTTTCCTATGAATATACCTGCTATGACCAACATGCGCCATGTCACCATAGTACCGACAATATAAGTAACAGATAACCCAGTGCACACCAGCAACTGCAGTTGAAACGCCAATTTGATTTCAAACACTAATATGATATATCTTTCTAAAAAGTGTTGCAGCACCTTCAGGTTGTTTAGTTTTTGTTAAGAGTAAAATTACTTGGTTCAGTGTTGTAAGCCCCCCACGAAGAGCTTTCGGAGCTATTTCTGCTATGAAAACCGGTACCTGTTCAGTTACAAGAGCTGCTGTCAGTGAATCTAAACAATATGTTCAGTGCTCGAATGATTAATATGTTCAGTAAGTGATGTCCTTGATTGATCGTTCATACCACATATGAAAATACTCCTACTCCAAATCCGGTACAGAATCTCCCAAAATCAAGTGAAACAGCACCCTGAAAAGTTGTGAATTCAGTTAAGCAGTTTCTTGACATTCTTGACTTATTGAAGTATAAGATTAAGAAAACGTACTTGTGCAAAGAAGATTGCAAGCCATCCGACAATGCAAACAAGAGCAGAAGTCCTCATTGCCTGCTCCACTCACAAAACTTTTTGGTTAATGAATTATAACTCTTGATGAATTCTCACAAAGATTTTAATAGATAAAAGATTATTCAGGCTTGTAGATACCCCTTTTCTTCCAGAAATGTCAGCAAGGTGCCCACTTGCAACTGCTCCTATCATTGCCCCAATTGTTATTATTGATCCGAAAACCGAATACTGCGGAGAATAACAGGACAACATGATCAGGAACTGAGAATTACATTGTCCTCCCCTTTTGGGAAACTTGTACAGAAGTAGAAATTCAGTTGAGAATGGCATTGCGACAAATTTCAGAAATACTATTTGAGTGAAGTAGCGAAAATTTCGGCAACCTCGGAGAGCGAGAGCTGAAGATCCTCCCTGATCTTGGACTGAGTTGGTGCTGAGTAACCAATCTGCAAGAGTAATTCATGCACTTGCAAATTCAGAAGTAATTTCTGAATGAAATCTCCATTATCTAAAGGAATGTTGACAAGTGTGTTTCAATCCTATTCTGATCTTTGCTTTTGTGGATATGAAATGTTAGCAATGAACTCACCGAGACGCCGAAGACGAAGGAGCCGAGCACGGCAACGCCGGTGCTGGCGATGACCATGGCCAGcgatccatcgccgccggcccgGGGAAGGAGGGACTCGCTTGCACCACTGGACACTCCCATGGCGATGGCCTTAGCTGCTAACTGATGCTAACCTTCAACAAGTTCAGTTCTTGCTTGAACTGAAGCTACAACCTTGAGCTCTGCTACTAAGCTGCATATATAGTAAGTGGCTTTATGTAATTAACCGTGTATGCAATGAGTGATTAGAGTGCTTAACCTCGATCCTTATGCATGTGATTAGAGTGATAAGTGGCTTCCAATTTATAGGGAGATCGATGGATGGCACAAGCTGGACCCCTTGCTTTGGTTAGAAACTTATAATTTTCTATCAGCTGCCAGATCTGGAGTTTTGTGGCTTATATCCAACAATGGCTTTAAAATATGAAGAATCAGTGAGGGAAGAAAATATTCTATGGTGTAAAAAGAGAAGGATTGCGGCTGAATATTTTTGAAATCTCCAGTTGTCTATGTGACATGTGAGTTCAGGTCCACATAACATTGAGGAATGGAGTGACATACAAGTACTGTTCCTTGTGAAACATGTTGTAGAAGAACAATAATTGTGAGTATTTACCTAAATGTTTGCATATACTCCTTCTTTTTCCGtattgtaagtcattttagttttattataaGTGAAACTTCTCTAATTTTGACTAAGTTTTCAGAAAAGTATACCAACATCTATgacattaaattagtttcattgaaATCCACCACGAAACATATCTTTGCATATATTTATTACTGTGAATATTAGTGTAATTTTTCTATTCTCTCGGTTAAAGTTACGTAAATTTGACTTAGTACAAAACAAAAATGACTTGCAATATGGATAATTTAGTCTGATATAAGGCTACAAACAAATATGACCTCATTTTATCATGCTGTACAACATATCCTGATGGCAAAAGTAAAAGTGATAATAAAGTAGAGTCTCCAAAGGATGCTTCTCTCTTATCATTCCCATGCTCTTGTTAAGGCTTATGATTGCCGCAGCTATACTGATCTTGACATCTTGACAATTTTAAGTTACAAACTGcaactttttaatttaaatttggaatAAGGACGTACACGCCTGATTTGATAGACATATAGTAACATGGAACTCGATGCAAAGTTCAAATTTACAATTAGGGTTGGTTTGATCTCTTTGGGAC
The nucleotide sequence above comes from Oryza glaberrima chromosome 11, OglaRS2, whole genome shotgun sequence. Encoded proteins:
- the LOC127754417 gene encoding sugar transporter ERD6-like 16 — its product is MGVSSGASESLLPRAGGDGSLAMVIASTGVAVLGSFVFGVSIGYSAPTQSKIREDLQLSLSEYSVFGSIITIGAMIGAVASGHLADISGRKGAMRTSALVCIVGWLAIFFAQGAVSLDFGRFCTGFGVGVFSYVVPVFIAEIAPKALRGGLTTLNQLLVCTGLSVTYIVGTMVTWRMLVIAGFVPSIILIVGLSFIPESPRWLAKVGRQKEFEIALQRLRGKDADVSIEAAEIKEFIETIENLPKAGVQDLFNRAYIRPVIVGVGLMVFQQFVGINGILFYASETFVSAGFASGDLGTILMGCIQAPITAVGALLMDRSGRRPLLLISTSGLLIGSLMSAVSFYLKIHGLFLEQVPIIALAGILVYIASYSIGMGAVPWVIMSEIFPINIKGIGGSFVTLVNWSGSWAVSFAFNFFMSWSSSGTFFLFALVCAVAILFIVKIVPETKGKTLEEIQASMNSST